Proteins found in one Cobetia sp. L2A1 genomic segment:
- the pepQ gene encoding Xaa-Pro dipeptidase, which produces MSDIYLNDPVLTHAAAHRRHLMALQQCYEQAMQQHALDAIVLHSGKPKRHFADDQDATFKSHAHFLHWVPMAGLSDSWLVIRPGERPLLYLYAPDDFWHLSPTLPTPEAAPWSEAFEIIHLRKPALPTRPAGRIALLGEIALLQPDVSEALKADANPAGLLRQLDEGRVCKSEFEIACLEEASLRAAQGHLAARRRFMDGGAELDIQLAYLGASRQRESDVPYGNIVGLNEHAAVLHYQHYALQAPATRHSLLVDAGASVHGYASDITRSWAGDDALPIYRALIEGVDALQKRLITRLAPGLDYVALHLEMHRELGELLRTLGVVSLPAEAQVEQGITAAFCPHGLGHLLGLQVHDVAGRIPDFINGDVRNPPVGHPMLRLTRELQEGMAITIEPGCYIIPMLLEPLRNDARGQAIDWSLVEALAPHGGVRIEDNLVITADGAHNLTRVPATGL; this is translated from the coding sequence ATGTCCGATATTTATCTGAACGACCCCGTCCTTACGCACGCCGCAGCACATCGTCGTCATCTGATGGCACTGCAGCAGTGTTATGAGCAGGCCATGCAACAGCATGCACTGGATGCCATCGTGCTTCACAGCGGAAAGCCCAAGCGTCATTTCGCTGATGACCAGGACGCCACCTTCAAATCACATGCGCACTTCCTGCATTGGGTGCCAATGGCCGGATTGAGCGATAGCTGGCTGGTCATACGCCCCGGAGAACGTCCGCTGTTGTACCTATACGCCCCGGATGATTTTTGGCATCTGTCTCCGACCCTGCCAACACCAGAGGCGGCGCCGTGGTCAGAAGCTTTCGAGATCATTCATCTGCGCAAGCCGGCCCTGCCGACACGTCCTGCCGGACGCATTGCGCTACTGGGCGAAATTGCGCTATTGCAGCCGGATGTCAGCGAAGCACTCAAGGCTGACGCCAACCCCGCTGGCCTGCTCCGTCAGCTCGATGAAGGCCGTGTCTGCAAGAGTGAGTTCGAGATAGCGTGTCTTGAAGAAGCCAGTCTGCGCGCCGCACAGGGGCATTTAGCTGCGCGTCGTCGTTTCATGGACGGGGGGGCCGAACTGGATATTCAGCTCGCCTATCTTGGTGCATCGCGTCAGCGTGAATCCGACGTGCCCTATGGCAACATCGTCGGCTTGAATGAACATGCTGCGGTTCTGCACTATCAGCACTACGCGCTTCAAGCACCGGCAACTCGTCATAGTTTGTTGGTCGATGCTGGAGCCAGCGTGCATGGCTACGCCTCTGACATCACGCGCAGCTGGGCGGGAGATGATGCTCTACCGATCTATCGTGCACTTATCGAGGGCGTCGATGCACTACAGAAGCGTCTGATCACAAGGCTTGCACCGGGTCTTGATTACGTTGCACTGCATCTCGAGATGCATCGTGAGCTGGGCGAGCTGCTACGCACCTTGGGTGTGGTGTCACTGCCTGCGGAAGCACAGGTGGAACAGGGCATCACTGCTGCCTTCTGTCCGCATGGATTAGGGCATCTCCTCGGCCTTCAGGTGCATGATGTCGCCGGTCGTATTCCTGATTTCATCAATGGCGATGTTCGTAACCCGCCTGTGGGCCACCCGATGCTGCGTCTGACACGTGAGCTTCAGGAGGGCATGGCCATCACCATCGAGCCGGGCTGCTACATCATCCCGATGCTGCTGGAACCGTTACGCAATGATGCGCGGGGCCAGGCGATTGACTGGTCGCTGGTTGAGGCGCTTGCCCCACATGGTGGCGTTCGCATCGAGGATAATCTGGTCATTACCGCAGATGGGGCCCATAACCTGACACGTGTACCAGCGACAGGCCTTTAA
- a CDS encoding LysR family transcriptional regulator, which translates to MEIRWLEDFIVLAKTRHFSRAAEAQNVSQPTFSRRIKLLEEDMGTTLINRQTLPLSLTPSGDEFLRLCEQITERVRTTRERLQAMAQQQASKISLAAPQSLISQFLPQWLDNYQLREQVLPYLRATGWLAADYFHGLDRGECDLAMCYWPQARLDLGFELEHYRYLILGEETFIPVCAPHADGTPRYALPGTRRSPLPFISPHPRAVIATTLTAHLAQIPVQAHLTTMNENIQASNIKELVMQGYGIGWLPLRLAEVEIASGQLVRAGDARWDVPLHIRLYRPREPRHDSVSELWQHLENCLGPASIE; encoded by the coding sequence ATGGAAATTCGCTGGCTGGAAGATTTCATCGTGCTGGCCAAGACCCGCCACTTCTCGCGGGCGGCCGAGGCGCAGAACGTCTCACAGCCCACTTTCTCTCGGCGCATCAAGCTGCTGGAGGAAGACATGGGTACCACCCTGATCAATCGCCAGACTCTGCCGCTCTCGCTGACTCCCTCTGGCGATGAGTTTCTGCGACTGTGCGAACAGATCACTGAACGCGTACGCACCACGCGGGAACGCTTGCAGGCGATGGCACAGCAGCAGGCCAGCAAGATTTCTCTCGCAGCGCCGCAGTCGTTGATCTCGCAGTTTCTGCCACAGTGGCTTGATAACTACCAGCTACGCGAGCAGGTGCTGCCCTACCTGCGCGCTACCGGCTGGTTGGCCGCTGATTACTTCCACGGACTCGATCGTGGTGAATGTGATCTTGCCATGTGCTATTGGCCACAGGCGCGGCTGGATCTTGGTTTCGAGCTCGAGCATTACCGCTACCTGATTCTGGGAGAGGAAACTTTCATCCCGGTCTGCGCGCCTCATGCCGATGGCACGCCGCGATATGCCTTGCCAGGCACACGTCGCTCGCCATTGCCATTTATCAGCCCGCATCCACGTGCCGTGATTGCGACCACGCTGACGGCACATCTAGCGCAGATTCCAGTGCAGGCGCACTTGACTACCATGAACGAGAATATCCAGGCGTCCAACATCAAGGAATTGGTGATGCAAGGCTATGGTATCGGTTGGCTGCCACTGCGCCTTGCCGAGGTTGAAATTGCCAGTGGCCAGCTAGTCCGTGCAGGCGACGCACGCTGGGATGTACCGCTGCATATTCGTCTTTACCGCCCGCGTGAGCCGCGGCACGACAGCGTCAGTGAACTATGGCAACACCTGGAAAACTGTCTTGGTCCGGCATCAATTGAATAA
- a CDS encoding ABC transporter ATP-binding protein, with amino-acid sequence MSQAILTPEQRLSSGSSAALGETLVEIRDLEKRFSLSGDFLEQLTFEKGRLRRKQEYVHAINGVSLDVKRGEALCVVGESGCGKSTVARTVMGLLKPSGGEVRFDGTRIDNMAPRDLLPYRRRMQMIFQNPYASLNPRMTIQQTLEEPLRFHQPTLNDGEIRDKIADVMRSVGIDPDWGKRYAHEFSGGQRQRISIARALAVDPEFIVADEPISALDVSIQAQVLNLMMDAQEQRDLTYLFITHDLAVVEHFGTRVAVMYLGTLCELADTRSLFARPRHPYTQALMSAIPRLNDDKPNHIRLEGEVPTPVNLPPGCVFHGRCPHANERCRIEIPRLIAKDTGQVACHAVEEGRID; translated from the coding sequence ATGAGTCAGGCTATTCTCACGCCCGAACAACGCCTCTCCAGCGGGAGCAGTGCGGCACTGGGTGAAACCCTGGTCGAGATTCGTGATCTCGAGAAACGCTTTTCCCTCTCCGGCGACTTCCTGGAGCAGTTGACCTTCGAGAAAGGCCGCCTGCGTCGCAAGCAGGAATATGTGCACGCCATCAATGGCGTCAGCCTCGACGTCAAACGCGGAGAAGCGCTATGTGTCGTCGGGGAGTCCGGCTGCGGTAAATCCACGGTCGCGCGTACCGTCATGGGCCTGCTCAAGCCCAGTGGTGGCGAAGTGCGTTTCGACGGCACTCGCATCGACAACATGGCGCCGCGCGATCTACTGCCGTATCGCCGTCGTATGCAGATGATCTTCCAGAACCCTTACGCCTCGCTGAATCCCCGCATGACCATTCAACAGACGTTGGAAGAACCCTTGCGCTTCCATCAGCCGACGCTCAATGATGGCGAGATTCGCGACAAGATAGCCGACGTGATGCGTTCGGTCGGCATTGATCCGGACTGGGGCAAGCGCTACGCCCATGAGTTTTCTGGTGGTCAGCGTCAACGTATCTCGATCGCGCGCGCGCTGGCGGTTGATCCTGAGTTCATCGTCGCCGACGAGCCGATCTCTGCGTTGGATGTCTCCATTCAGGCGCAGGTGTTGAATCTGATGATGGATGCCCAGGAGCAGCGAGATCTGACGTACCTGTTCATTACTCACGATCTGGCGGTGGTCGAACACTTCGGCACCCGTGTGGCAGTCATGTATCTCGGGACCCTGTGTGAGCTGGCGGATACTCGTTCGTTATTCGCTCGACCACGCCACCCCTACACGCAAGCCCTGATGTCGGCCATCCCGCGCCTGAACGACGATAAGCCTAATCATATTCGTCTCGAAGGTGAGGTGCCGACGCCAGTCAACCTACCTCCCGGCTGTGTCTTTCATGGCCGCTGCCCTCATGCAAATGAGCGCTGCCGTATCGAGATTCCACGCCTGATCGCGAAAGATACCGGCCAGGTGGCCTGTCATGCCGTCGAGGAAGGACGCATCGACTAA
- a CDS encoding ABC transporter ATP-binding protein: protein MALLEVNNLDVRFAMRGGEVCALRDVSFSLERGERLGIVGESGAGKSVAAFTILNLIAKPGYIAGGEIKFDGAVLNTMKPRALQSIRGNRISMIFQDPMMTLNPVLTIGAQMIECLKAHRRISTKDARGIALHKLNQVFIPSPEKRLDQYPHELSGGMRQRIIIAIALLLDPDIIVADEPTTALDVTIQAEIMELLLLLCEKHNVGLILITHDLGVVSQVTQRTLVMYAGRVIEQGPTREIINDAQHPYTQGLINALPQMATPGSRLNQIRGSMPTLTKIPNGCAFNPRCDFAAEICHTEVPAFVASGNCKVACHMVQAMVKGESWTPIVTDSSHVPRVEVNA, encoded by the coding sequence ATGGCATTACTTGAAGTCAATAACCTCGATGTCCGCTTCGCCATGCGAGGCGGCGAGGTCTGCGCCCTGCGCGACGTCAGTTTCTCTTTGGAGCGCGGTGAGCGCCTGGGGATCGTGGGGGAGTCCGGTGCCGGCAAATCGGTAGCCGCCTTCACTATCCTCAACCTGATTGCCAAGCCGGGCTATATCGCGGGGGGCGAAATCAAGTTCGATGGCGCGGTACTCAACACCATGAAGCCCAGGGCGTTGCAGTCTATCCGCGGCAATCGGATCTCGATGATCTTCCAGGACCCGATGATGACGCTCAATCCAGTGCTGACCATCGGTGCACAGATGATCGAGTGCCTGAAGGCGCATCGGCGAATTTCCACCAAAGATGCCCGTGGCATTGCACTGCACAAGCTCAATCAAGTGTTCATTCCCTCGCCGGAAAAGCGCCTTGATCAATATCCGCATGAGCTCTCCGGCGGCATGCGTCAGCGCATCATCATCGCGATTGCCCTACTGCTGGACCCTGACATCATTGTCGCCGACGAGCCGACGACTGCACTCGATGTGACGATTCAGGCCGAGATCATGGAGCTGCTGTTGCTGCTGTGCGAAAAGCACAACGTCGGCCTGATTCTGATCACCCATGACTTGGGTGTCGTGAGTCAGGTGACTCAGCGCACCCTGGTCATGTACGCCGGACGTGTAATTGAACAGGGGCCAACGCGTGAGATCATCAATGATGCTCAGCATCCGTACACGCAAGGGTTGATCAATGCCCTACCCCAGATGGCGACACCTGGCAGCCGTCTGAATCAGATTCGTGGTTCCATGCCGACGTTGACCAAGATTCCAAACGGCTGTGCATTCAATCCGCGTTGTGATTTCGCAGCCGAAATCTGCCACACGGAAGTGCCGGCTTTCGTGGCTTCAGGCAACTGCAAGGTCGCTTGCCACATGGTACAAGCGATGGTGAAAGGAGAGTCATGGACACCGATTGTGACCGATAGCTCCCATGTCCCCCGAGTAGAGGTGAACGCATGA
- a CDS encoding ABC transporter permease produces MSQTNSSVASATTPKTNSIVVPGRWQRLRESYLIYSFKRDWMAQACLLIFVAMVLGAFLAPLIAPADPYDLATIDIMNSELPPVWMEGGDSAFLLGTDSQGRDLLSTILYGTRVSLLIGFGAVILQALLGVTFGLLAGYMGGRVDAFLMRMADIQLSFSTLMVAIVVGAIIKATFGGAVFSDYALLLLVLIIGLAEWPQYARTVRASVLAEKSKEYVDAARVMGFRSRRIMFRHILPNTLSPIFVISTVQIANAIISEAALSFLGLGMPETQPSLGSLIKSGFDYLQSGSWWITLIPGGVLIVLVLVINLLGDWLRDVMNPRLYKG; encoded by the coding sequence ATGAGCCAGACGAATTCTTCTGTGGCCAGCGCGACAACGCCCAAGACCAACTCCATCGTGGTACCGGGACGCTGGCAGCGCTTGCGTGAGTCCTATCTGATCTACAGCTTCAAGCGTGACTGGATGGCGCAAGCCTGCTTGTTGATCTTCGTGGCCATGGTGCTCGGCGCCTTCCTGGCGCCTCTGATTGCGCCTGCCGATCCTTATGATCTCGCCACGATCGACATCATGAACTCCGAGCTTCCGCCGGTCTGGATGGAGGGAGGGGATTCAGCCTTCCTGTTAGGCACCGACTCTCAGGGCCGTGATCTGCTCTCCACCATCCTCTATGGCACACGTGTCTCCCTGTTGATCGGCTTTGGGGCCGTCATTCTGCAAGCGCTTCTCGGTGTGACCTTTGGCCTGCTGGCAGGCTACATGGGTGGGCGTGTTGATGCCTTCCTGATGCGTATGGCAGATATTCAGCTGTCCTTCTCGACCCTGATGGTCGCCATCGTGGTCGGTGCCATCATCAAGGCGACATTCGGTGGTGCGGTATTCTCGGACTATGCACTGCTGCTGCTGGTACTGATCATCGGGCTGGCAGAGTGGCCACAGTACGCACGTACCGTGCGGGCTTCGGTGCTGGCGGAGAAGAGCAAGGAATACGTGGATGCGGCGCGTGTCATGGGCTTCCGTTCACGCCGCATCATGTTCCGCCACATTCTGCCAAATACCCTGTCCCCGATCTTCGTCATCTCTACCGTCCAGATCGCCAACGCGATCATCTCGGAGGCAGCGCTGTCCTTCCTCGGCCTCGGCATGCCCGAAACCCAGCCATCGCTAGGCTCACTGATCAAGTCCGGCTTCGACTATCTCCAGTCGGGTAGCTGGTGGATCACGCTGATTCCCGGTGGTGTGTTGATCGTGCTGGTATTGGTCATCAACCTGCTGGGCGACTGGCTACGTGATGTCATGAACCCCCGTCTCTACAAGGGCTGA
- a CDS encoding ABC transporter permease, with the protein MIAFLIKRLMHAVLVMFVISIISFAIQDNLGDPLREMTGQAVTEAQRDVMRDEMGLNDPFITQYLRFAGNALQGDLGNSYFYKQPATEVILKHLPATLELVMASSLIIILLSAPIGVFAAIRPRNWFSRIFMGTSIIGISVPVFLTAILLIQVFAIGITVDWFPSDTVWGDILNGMLSTDGGMPSYGRGELTHVAGSWNSGFFTADGLWHLVLPAISLASIMLPLFIRLIRAEMMEVLQSDYIKFARAKGLGLGRIYFLHALKNTMLPVITVGGVQIGTMVAYTILTETVFQWPGMGLMFLEAITRSDIPLIVAYLMMVGVIFVVTNTLVDLIYGLVNPTVKLAGKPA; encoded by the coding sequence ATGATTGCCTTTCTGATCAAACGCCTGATGCACGCCGTACTGGTCATGTTCGTGATCAGCATCATCAGCTTCGCCATCCAGGACAATCTGGGTGATCCGCTTCGTGAAATGACCGGCCAGGCCGTGACCGAAGCTCAACGCGACGTGATGCGCGATGAAATGGGCCTCAATGATCCCTTCATCACCCAATATCTGCGTTTTGCCGGTAATGCGCTGCAAGGTGACCTCGGCAACTCCTACTTCTACAAGCAGCCCGCCACCGAGGTGATTCTCAAGCACCTGCCGGCGACGCTGGAACTGGTGATGGCCTCAAGCCTGATCATCATTCTGCTATCGGCACCAATTGGCGTGTTTGCGGCTATCAGACCGCGCAACTGGTTCTCACGCATCTTCATGGGAACCTCGATCATCGGGATATCGGTGCCGGTGTTCCTGACCGCTATTCTGCTGATTCAGGTGTTTGCCATCGGTATCACGGTTGACTGGTTTCCGAGCGATACCGTCTGGGGCGATATCCTGAACGGCATGCTCTCCACCGATGGTGGCATGCCCTCCTACGGCCGTGGCGAGTTGACCCACGTTGCTGGTAGCTGGAACAGCGGTTTCTTCACTGCTGACGGTTTATGGCACTTGGTACTGCCGGCTATCTCACTGGCGTCCATCATGTTGCCGTTGTTCATCCGCTTGATTCGCGCCGAGATGATGGAAGTTCTGCAATCGGACTACATCAAGTTCGCGCGAGCCAAGGGTCTTGGCCTTGGACGCATCTATTTCTTGCACGCACTGAAAAACACCATGCTCCCGGTGATTACCGTCGGCGGTGTGCAGATCGGCACCATGGTGGCCTACACCATTCTGACCGAGACCGTCTTCCAGTGGCCGGGCATGGGGCTGATGTTCCTCGAAGCCATTACGCGTTCTGACATTCCTCTGATCGTGGCCTATCTGATGATGGTCGGTGTGATCTTCGTCGTCACCAATACCCTCGTCGACCTGATTTACGGTCTGGTCAATCCCACCGTCAAGCTTGCGGGGAAACCAGCATGA
- a CDS encoding ABC transporter substrate-binding protein gives MTCQNAFQTLFQKKTLCALIGSATLAMTAPALAEDVTLRMAYDADPVTLDIHEQLSGGILQLSHMVFDPLIRWNKDLGFDGRLAKSWERVDDNTMRFHLREGVKFHSGNDFTANDVVWTIQRLKKSADFKAIFAPFTDVKAVDDYTIDLITDQPFPLVLNAATYIFPMDSKFYSGDAEDGKPKDEIAKAANSFASRNESGTGPFVVTDRQQGVKVTFDRFADYWDTESPGNVDEIVLTPIKENATRVAALLSGDMDFISPVPPTDLERIRNQDGVHLVEMSGTRIITFQMNEERVEAFKDKRVRQAVNYAINQEGIAQKLMKGFATPAAQMSPDGYQGHNPELKPRYDVAKAKELMKEAGYEDGFKITMMAPNNRYVNDAKIAQAVASMLAKINIQVDLKTLPKAQYWPEFDARAADMMMLGWHSDTEDSANFFEFLTNCPDADSGMGQYNSGNYCNPEVDKMVADANLETDTEKRAKMLQAAEKAIYDDAAFVPLHWQNLAWGARDGVDIAPIVNVMDFPYLGDLVIEQD, from the coding sequence ATGACCTGTCAGAATGCCTTCCAGACCCTCTTCCAAAAGAAGACCCTGTGTGCGCTGATCGGCAGCGCCACTCTGGCCATGACAGCGCCGGCGCTGGCCGAAGATGTCACCCTACGCATGGCCTACGATGCTGATCCGGTCACGCTCGATATTCACGAGCAGCTCTCCGGCGGCATCCTGCAGCTGTCGCATATGGTGTTTGATCCGCTGATTCGCTGGAACAAGGATCTTGGTTTCGATGGACGCCTGGCCAAGAGCTGGGAGCGTGTCGACGACAACACCATGCGCTTCCATCTGCGTGAAGGGGTCAAGTTCCACTCCGGCAATGATTTCACCGCCAATGATGTGGTCTGGACCATCCAGCGCCTGAAGAAAAGCGCGGACTTCAAGGCGATCTTCGCGCCCTTCACCGACGTGAAAGCCGTGGACGACTATACGATCGATCTGATCACTGATCAGCCGTTCCCGCTGGTACTGAACGCTGCGACCTATATCTTCCCGATGGACAGCAAGTTCTATTCTGGTGATGCCGAAGACGGCAAGCCGAAGGACGAGATCGCCAAGGCGGCCAATAGCTTCGCATCACGCAATGAATCCGGTACTGGCCCGTTTGTCGTCACCGATCGTCAGCAAGGGGTCAAGGTCACCTTTGATCGCTTTGCGGATTATTGGGACACCGAATCACCGGGCAACGTCGATGAAATCGTCCTGACGCCGATCAAGGAAAATGCCACGCGTGTTGCCGCCCTACTGTCAGGCGACATGGACTTCATTTCACCGGTACCGCCGACAGATCTGGAACGCATCCGCAATCAGGACGGTGTTCATCTGGTCGAGATGAGCGGTACCCGCATCATCACCTTCCAGATGAACGAAGAGCGCGTCGAAGCCTTCAAGGACAAGCGCGTTCGTCAGGCCGTCAACTATGCCATCAACCAAGAAGGTATCGCCCAGAAGCTGATGAAAGGCTTCGCGACGCCGGCCGCTCAGATGTCGCCTGACGGCTACCAAGGCCACAATCCTGAGCTTAAACCGCGCTATGACGTAGCCAAGGCCAAGGAACTGATGAAGGAAGCCGGCTATGAGGATGGCTTCAAGATCACCATGATGGCGCCGAACAATCGCTACGTGAACGATGCCAAGATCGCACAGGCCGTGGCGTCAATGCTGGCGAAGATCAACATCCAGGTTGATCTCAAGACGCTACCCAAGGCCCAGTACTGGCCGGAATTCGATGCACGTGCAGCCGACATGATGATGCTGGGCTGGCACTCGGATACCGAAGACAGTGCCAACTTCTTTGAATTCCTGACCAACTGCCCCGATGCCGATAGCGGCATGGGCCAGTACAACTCCGGCAACTACTGCAACCCGGAAGTCGACAAGATGGTGGCTGATGCCAATCTGGAAACCGACACCGAGAAGCGGGCCAAGATGCTGCAGGCTGCCGAAAAAGCCATCTATGACGATGCGGCCTTCGTACCGTTGCACTGGCAGAATCTGGCATGGGGTGCACGTGATGGTGTCGATATCGCCCCCATCGTCAATGTGATGGACTTCCCGTATCTGGGTGATCTGGTCATCGAGCAGGACTGA
- the can gene encoding carbonate dehydratase, whose protein sequence is MSNIEKLLEQNKAWAESMTERDPEFFKRLSNQQNPDYLWIGCSDSRVPANQIIDLPPGEVFVHRNVANLIHYNDMNALSVIQYAVDVLKVEHIMIVGHYGCGGVRAAITGGDNGMVDYWLHSLRELYNLHYAEIMGLPLDDRVDRMCELNVRSQVQNLARTKILQRAWERGQKIQVHGWVYGLSDGRVNNLECTISNLSQVPHLYRVDRLEPLPLISE, encoded by the coding sequence ATGAGTAATATCGAAAAGCTGCTGGAGCAAAACAAGGCCTGGGCCGAGTCCATGACCGAGCGCGATCCTGAGTTCTTCAAACGTCTATCGAACCAGCAGAATCCGGACTATCTGTGGATTGGCTGCTCGGATTCTCGGGTTCCGGCTAACCAGATCATCGACCTCCCGCCGGGTGAGGTGTTTGTGCACCGTAATGTCGCCAATCTGATTCACTACAACGACATGAATGCACTGTCAGTGATTCAGTACGCCGTTGATGTCCTAAAGGTCGAGCACATCATGATCGTCGGCCATTACGGTTGTGGTGGTGTTCGTGCCGCGATAACTGGCGGTGACAACGGCATGGTGGATTACTGGCTTCACAGTCTGCGCGAACTTTATAACCTGCACTACGCCGAAATCATGGGGCTGCCGTTGGACGACCGTGTTGACCGCATGTGCGAACTGAATGTTCGCTCTCAGGTTCAGAATCTCGCGCGCACCAAGATTCTGCAACGTGCATGGGAGCGCGGTCAGAAGATTCAGGTCCATGGCTGGGTCTATGGTCTCTCTGATGGTCGGGTCAACAACCTCGAGTGCACGATCAGCAATCTCTCTCAGGTACCGCACCTTTACCGGGTTGATCGTCTTGAGCCACTGCCGCTAATTTCCGAGTGA
- the gorA gene encoding glutathione-disulfide reductase, giving the protein MSDKTIQPATDSFDFDLFVIGAGSGGVRAARTAAATGARVAVAEDRYLGGTCVNVGCVPKKLYSYAAHYHDSFKDSAGFGWNLEEAPRFDWTTLRDRKTAEISRLNGIYRNMLNNSGTTLIEGRATIADAHTVVVNGQQYTAAKILVATGGWPFLPDFPGREHALDSNRIFDLETFPKRFFVIGGGYISVEFASIFNGLGSETHLSYRGDLFLRGFDNEVREFTRDEMAKKGVNLHFNTTVESIDKQGDVYHVTLNDGTALEVDCILAATGRKPNIDGLGLENVDVTLNADGTVRVNERFETSTPSILALGDIIGGPELTPVALEEAMHLVRAHFGDGVVGGLDYTTIATAVFCHPNIGTVGLSEEDARTTFDSIRVYTADFRPLKHTLSGSDERSLMKLIVDDATDKVVGVHMVGDEAGEIMQGIGIAVRAGLTKAQFDLTVGIHPTAAEEFVTMRSVTRT; this is encoded by the coding sequence GTGTCCGATAAGACTATCCAGCCCGCGACAGACAGCTTCGACTTCGACTTGTTCGTCATTGGCGCCGGTTCCGGTGGCGTTCGTGCAGCACGTACTGCTGCCGCCACTGGCGCACGCGTCGCTGTCGCGGAAGACCGCTATCTTGGCGGCACCTGCGTGAATGTCGGTTGCGTGCCGAAAAAGCTTTATTCCTATGCAGCGCACTATCATGACAGCTTCAAGGACAGTGCTGGTTTTGGCTGGAATCTCGAGGAAGCTCCGCGCTTTGATTGGACGACGTTGCGGGATCGCAAGACTGCCGAGATTTCACGCCTCAACGGCATTTACCGCAACATGCTCAACAATTCCGGCACCACGCTGATTGAAGGACGTGCCACCATTGCGGATGCCCACACTGTAGTCGTCAATGGTCAGCAGTACACCGCAGCCAAGATTCTTGTCGCTACCGGTGGCTGGCCGTTCCTGCCGGACTTCCCGGGCCGTGAGCATGCGTTGGATTCCAATCGCATCTTCGATCTGGAAACCTTTCCCAAGCGTTTCTTCGTCATCGGCGGCGGTTATATCTCTGTTGAATTCGCCAGTATCTTCAATGGGCTGGGTTCAGAGACACACCTGAGCTATCGCGGTGACCTGTTCCTGCGTGGATTTGATAACGAAGTGCGTGAGTTCACGCGTGACGAGATGGCCAAGAAGGGCGTCAATCTTCACTTCAATACCACTGTCGAATCCATCGACAAGCAGGGTGATGTCTATCACGTCACCCTCAATGATGGTACCGCACTGGAAGTCGACTGCATTCTCGCCGCCACGGGCCGAAAACCGAATATTGATGGCTTGGGACTCGAGAATGTCGATGTCACTCTGAATGCCGATGGCACCGTGCGAGTCAATGAACGCTTCGAAACCAGTACACCCTCGATATTGGCTCTGGGCGACATCATCGGTGGGCCAGAATTGACACCGGTCGCCTTGGAAGAAGCCATGCATCTGGTGCGCGCGCACTTTGGTGATGGTGTTGTCGGTGGTCTGGATTACACCACCATCGCTACCGCGGTGTTCTGCCACCCCAACATCGGTACCGTTGGATTGAGCGAAGAAGATGCACGCACCACCTTCGACAGCATTCGCGTCTATACCGCTGACTTCCGTCCGCTCAAACACACGCTGTCAGGTAGTGATGAACGCAGTCTGATGAAACTGATCGTGGATGATGCCACGGACAAGGTCGTCGGCGTTCATATGGTCGGAGACGAAGCCGGTGAAATCATGCAGGGCATCGGCATCGCAGTGCGTGCAGGCCTGACCAAGGCTCAGTTCGACCTGACGGTGGGCATCCATCCAACTGCAGCAGAAGAATTTGTGACCATGCGCAGCGTGACCCGTACCTGA